The following are encoded together in the Oceaniferula flava genome:
- the blaOXA gene encoding class D beta-lactamase: protein MTKLFLSLTALITCLPILCTAAEDKLVSRPKWKAVFTEFEAEGTMVVVDERANSRGSFVYDRKRAATRFSPASTYKIPHAMFAIDAGVVKDEFQVIPWDGKKRFYEPWNQDQTLRSSMRHSVVWVYQTFEQAIGQAGERAYMEKIHYGNADPTGKAPFWVEGNLRVSAVEQIEFLQKLHRNQLPLSLNAQRLVKDVMINEAGRDWILRAKTGWSGSIGWWVGWVEHPTGAVFFALNIDTPKRMDDLFKREAIVRKILQSLDALPN from the coding sequence ATGACTAAATTATTCCTATCTCTAACCGCATTAATAACCTGCCTGCCTATCCTCTGCACAGCAGCTGAAGACAAGCTTGTCTCCCGCCCCAAATGGAAGGCTGTCTTCACAGAGTTTGAGGCTGAGGGAACGATGGTAGTAGTCGATGAACGGGCGAATTCGCGCGGGAGTTTTGTCTATGATCGCAAGCGGGCGGCGACCCGTTTTTCCCCAGCGTCCACCTACAAGATTCCGCATGCCATGTTCGCGATTGATGCGGGGGTGGTGAAGGATGAATTTCAGGTGATTCCCTGGGATGGCAAGAAGAGGTTCTATGAACCGTGGAACCAGGACCAGACGCTGCGCTCGTCGATGCGGCATTCGGTGGTTTGGGTGTATCAGACATTTGAGCAAGCGATCGGTCAGGCCGGTGAGCGGGCCTACATGGAAAAGATCCACTACGGCAATGCCGACCCCACCGGTAAGGCGCCGTTCTGGGTGGAGGGGAATTTGAGGGTCTCAGCGGTCGAGCAGATTGAGTTTCTGCAAAAGCTGCACCGTAACCAACTGCCACTGAGCCTCAATGCCCAGCGATTGGTCAAGGATGTGATGATCAATGAAGCCGGGCGCGATTGGATATTACGCGCCAAAACCGGCTGGAGCGGCAGCATCGGCTGGTGGGTCGGCTGGGTCGAGCATCCCACGGGCGCTGTGTTTTTTGCCCTCAACATCGATACCCCGAAGCGCATGGATGACCTGTTCAAGCGGGAGGCGATTGTGAGAAAAATTTTGCAGTCGCTGGATGCCCTGCCGAACTAA
- a CDS encoding ion transporter, whose translation MISHDENGRVSFGRFDFIIQGLIILSLISFALETLPNLTSQHQGWLRAFEIGTVVLFTVEYLLRLCLSRPRGFYAWSFFGIVDLIAILPFYVATGIDLRSVRAFRLLRLFRLLKLARYSSAMQRYHRAFMIAREELILFGFTALIMFYLASVGIYYFENQAQPETFASVFHSFWWAVATLTTVGYGDIYPITVGGKIFTFIVLMIGLGFVAVPTGLFASALSAAREEMKQGTQSND comes from the coding sequence ATGATTTCCCATGATGAAAATGGCCGCGTGAGCTTCGGCCGATTCGATTTTATCATTCAAGGGCTGATCATCTTGTCCTTGATCTCCTTCGCTCTGGAAACGCTTCCCAATCTAACGAGTCAACATCAGGGCTGGTTGCGAGCATTCGAGATTGGCACGGTGGTCCTATTCACCGTTGAATATTTACTGCGTCTTTGCCTTTCGCGTCCGCGTGGTTTCTATGCTTGGTCCTTCTTTGGTATCGTCGATCTTATTGCGATCCTGCCGTTTTATGTCGCTACCGGAATTGATCTGCGTTCGGTCAGAGCATTTCGGCTCCTGCGTCTGTTTCGCCTACTTAAGCTAGCGAGATATAGCTCTGCGATGCAGAGATACCATCGTGCATTCATGATCGCCCGCGAGGAGCTTATCCTCTTTGGCTTCACAGCTCTGATCATGTTTTACTTAGCGTCGGTGGGAATCTATTACTTCGAGAACCAGGCCCAGCCTGAGACCTTCGCATCGGTCTTCCATAGCTTCTGGTGGGCCGTGGCGACTCTGACCACGGTGGGATATGGAGATATCTATCCGATCACCGTAGGTGGGAAAATATTCACCTTTATCGTTTTGATGATCGGTCTAGGATTTGTCGCAGTCCCAACAGGTTTATTTGCATCCGCGCTGTCTGCTGCGCGGGAGGAAATGAAGCAAGGAACTCAATCCAATGACTAA
- a CDS encoding FAD-dependent oxidoreductase, whose product MKILLSLRALCSRSSLLVLPWLVAAFSPATAKDYQADVIIYGGTSGAVMAGVQTARMGKTVIIVSPDKHLGGLTSGGLGWTDNGHAAGIGGLSLEFYQAVKQHYEKPEAWRQETHEEYRKNKRPYNRNRPGDKAMWVFEPHVAEGIMDDFVAKHQIQVLRDAWLDRENGVEMKDGKITAITTLAGDRFVGKVFIDGTYEGDLMAAAGVSYHVGRESNATYGETANGVQKDRRDHDHFFTAKISPYKIPGDPKSGLLERISAEDPSENGSGDNKIQAYCFRACLTNDPDNRIPFPKPEGYDPTQYELILRVYESGWDETFRKFDLMPNKKTDQNNHGPFSTDNIGANYDYPEASYERRREIIKEHETYQKGMMYFLANDPRVPEEVRKEMSTWGLPKDEFVDNGNWSHQLYIREARRMIGQHVVTEHDCLSKTDVTDSVGLGVYTMDSHQTQRYVTQDGYVQNEGDVGLHIKHPYPISYGAIVPKAAEAKNLLVPMALSASHIAFGSVRMEPTFMILGQSAGTAASIAVERGVNVQDVDYKKDLKPRLLADKQRLVHVPKKKKK is encoded by the coding sequence ATGAAAATCCTTCTATCGTTACGGGCGCTCTGTTCGCGCAGCTCTTTGTTGGTTTTGCCATGGCTCGTGGCCGCCTTTTCACCAGCTACGGCCAAGGATTATCAGGCCGATGTGATTATTTACGGCGGCACCTCCGGAGCGGTGATGGCCGGGGTGCAGACGGCACGCATGGGGAAAACAGTGATCATTGTGAGCCCGGACAAACATCTCGGTGGGCTGACCAGTGGTGGTCTGGGTTGGACCGATAACGGTCACGCCGCCGGCATCGGTGGACTGTCGCTGGAGTTCTATCAGGCGGTGAAGCAGCACTACGAGAAGCCGGAGGCCTGGCGTCAGGAGACGCACGAGGAGTATCGGAAAAACAAGCGTCCCTACAATCGCAACCGCCCGGGCGACAAGGCAATGTGGGTGTTCGAGCCCCACGTGGCGGAGGGCATCATGGACGACTTTGTGGCGAAACATCAGATCCAAGTCCTGCGCGACGCCTGGCTCGATCGGGAGAACGGTGTGGAGATGAAGGATGGGAAAATCACCGCCATCACGACCTTGGCCGGCGACCGCTTTGTCGGCAAGGTGTTCATTGACGGAACTTACGAGGGGGACCTCATGGCCGCCGCCGGAGTGAGCTACCACGTCGGCCGTGAAAGCAATGCCACTTACGGTGAAACGGCCAACGGCGTGCAAAAAGATCGCCGCGACCACGATCATTTTTTCACCGCTAAAATCAGCCCGTATAAAATCCCGGGCGATCCGAAAAGCGGCCTGCTCGAACGCATCAGCGCCGAGGACCCTAGCGAAAACGGCAGTGGTGATAACAAGATCCAGGCTTACTGTTTCCGCGCCTGCCTGACCAACGATCCGGACAATCGTATCCCATTTCCCAAACCTGAGGGCTACGATCCCACGCAATACGAGCTCATCCTCCGCGTCTATGAAAGCGGCTGGGACGAGACCTTCCGCAAGTTTGACCTGATGCCTAACAAGAAGACGGACCAGAATAACCACGGCCCGTTCAGCACCGATAACATCGGAGCCAACTACGATTACCCGGAAGCCAGCTATGAACGCCGACGCGAGATCATCAAGGAGCACGAGACCTATCAGAAAGGCATGATGTACTTCCTCGCCAACGATCCCAGGGTGCCGGAGGAGGTGCGAAAGGAAATGTCCACCTGGGGACTGCCGAAGGACGAGTTTGTCGATAACGGCAACTGGTCGCACCAGCTCTATATCCGCGAAGCCCGTCGGATGATCGGCCAGCACGTCGTCACCGAGCACGACTGCCTGAGCAAAACCGACGTCACCGATAGCGTTGGCCTCGGTGTCTACACCATGGACTCGCACCAAACCCAGCGCTACGTTACCCAAGACGGCTATGTGCAAAACGAGGGCGACGTCGGCCTGCACATCAAGCACCCATACCCGATCTCCTACGGCGCCATCGTGCCCAAGGCGGCGGAAGCCAAGAACCTGTTAGTCCCGATGGCCCTCTCCGCCTCGCACATTGCCTTCGGATCGGTCCGCATGGAACCCACCTTCATGATCCTCGGCCAAAGCGCCGGCACCGCCGCCAGCATCGCCGTGGAACGCGGCGTCAACGTGCAAGATGTCGACTACAAAAAAGACCTCAAGCCCCGCCTGCTAGCCGACAAACAACGCCTGGTGCACGTGCCGAAGAAGAAAAAAAAGTAG
- a CDS encoding DNA gyrase/topoisomerase IV subunit A, producing the protein MDELDLTPDPEFGDDAREQQSLGTMYKDYFIDYASYVIMERAVPHLCDGLKPVQRRILHSMRELEDGRYNKVANVVGNTMKYHPHGDTSIGDAMVQLGQKELLIDTQGNWGNVLTGDKSAAPRYIEARLTPFALEVAFNPKTTEWTRSYDGRNKEPVTLPLKFPLLLAQGVEGIAVGLACKMLPHNFIELLEACISALRKESFELYPDFPTGGIMDASNYNDGLRGGKIRVRAEIKIEKKRILRITQVPFGVTTGSLMDNIVAANEKGKIKISKIEDNTAAEADILIHLPAGVDPETSRDSLYAFTDCEVSISPNACVIFDGKPRFMGVTEILKQSAFQTKELLKIELEIKLGELKEKWHFSSLERIFIENRIYRDIEECETWEAVIEAIDKGLDPFKALLHREVTEEDIVRLTEIKIKRISKFDSFKADEIIKGLEDDIAEVEKHLAQLTRYAIAYFKNLIKKYGKGRERRTEITEFGVVNRVQVVAATETLFVNRKDGFAGWGLKKEESVEKCSKIDDIIAIDGEGVMRVSKVADKAFVGKRLQHIAVFRKEEEKIFSMIYRDGRQGAVYAKRFKVGGVTRDKEYNLTKGTKGTRVLYLAVHDTEKESEENTVLVHLKPVPRLRSLSRLFSFGELALKGRAVKGNLVTKHTVDRVVRAPKEGDALELEP; encoded by the coding sequence ATGGATGAACTAGATTTAACCCCGGACCCTGAGTTTGGAGATGATGCCCGCGAGCAGCAAAGCCTGGGCACGATGTACAAGGACTATTTCATAGATTACGCCAGTTACGTGATCATGGAGCGCGCCGTGCCCCACCTCTGTGATGGCCTGAAGCCGGTGCAGCGCCGCATTTTACACTCCATGCGCGAGCTGGAGGACGGTCGCTATAACAAGGTGGCCAACGTGGTGGGAAACACCATGAAGTATCACCCGCACGGCGATACCTCCATCGGCGATGCCATGGTGCAACTCGGCCAGAAGGAACTGCTCATCGATACCCAGGGAAACTGGGGCAACGTTCTAACAGGTGATAAATCCGCCGCGCCACGATACATCGAAGCCCGCCTGACACCCTTCGCCCTCGAAGTCGCCTTCAACCCGAAGACCACCGAGTGGACCCGCAGTTACGACGGACGAAATAAGGAACCCGTCACCCTGCCGCTGAAGTTTCCGCTGCTGTTAGCACAGGGCGTTGAAGGCATCGCCGTGGGCCTCGCTTGCAAGATGCTGCCACATAACTTCATCGAGTTGTTAGAAGCCTGCATCTCCGCGCTGCGGAAGGAAAGCTTCGAGCTCTATCCGGATTTCCCCACCGGCGGTATCATGGATGCCAGCAATTACAACGACGGCCTGCGCGGTGGTAAGATCCGGGTGCGCGCCGAAATCAAGATTGAGAAAAAACGCATCCTCCGCATCACCCAGGTGCCCTTCGGTGTCACCACCGGCAGCCTGATGGACAACATCGTGGCGGCCAATGAGAAGGGGAAGATCAAGATTTCCAAGATCGAGGACAACACCGCCGCCGAGGCCGATATCCTGATCCACCTGCCCGCCGGCGTGGACCCTGAGACCTCGCGTGATTCACTCTACGCCTTTACCGACTGTGAAGTCTCCATCTCACCAAACGCCTGCGTCATTTTCGATGGCAAACCACGTTTCATGGGCGTCACCGAGATCCTCAAGCAGAGCGCTTTCCAGACCAAGGAGCTGCTTAAGATCGAACTCGAGATCAAACTCGGCGAACTCAAGGAAAAGTGGCACTTCTCCTCACTGGAACGCATTTTCATCGAGAACCGCATCTACCGCGACATCGAGGAATGTGAAACCTGGGAAGCCGTGATCGAGGCCATCGACAAGGGACTGGATCCCTTCAAGGCACTGCTGCACCGCGAAGTCACCGAGGAAGATATCGTGCGCCTAACAGAGATCAAAATCAAACGCATCTCCAAGTTCGATAGCTTCAAGGCGGACGAAATCATTAAGGGCCTCGAAGACGATATCGCCGAGGTCGAGAAACACCTCGCCCAGCTCACACGCTACGCCATCGCCTACTTCAAGAACCTGATCAAGAAATACGGCAAAGGCCGCGAGCGCCGCACCGAGATCACCGAGTTCGGCGTGGTCAACCGCGTGCAAGTGGTCGCCGCCACCGAGACGCTCTTCGTCAACCGCAAGGACGGCTTTGCCGGCTGGGGATTGAAGAAGGAGGAGAGCGTTGAGAAGTGCTCCAAGATCGATGACATCATCGCCATCGATGGCGAAGGTGTGATGCGCGTTTCCAAGGTCGCGGACAAAGCCTTCGTCGGCAAGCGCCTCCAGCACATCGCCGTTTTCCGCAAGGAGGAAGAGAAGATTTTCTCCATGATCTACCGCGATGGTCGCCAAGGCGCCGTCTATGCCAAGCGCTTCAAAGTCGGCGGTGTCACCCGCGACAAGGAATACAACCTCACCAAGGGCACCAAAGGCACCCGCGTGCTCTATCTCGCGGTGCACGATACCGAGAAGGAGAGTGAGGAGAACACCGTGCTCGTCCACCTCAAGCCGGTCCCCCGCCTTCGCAGCCTGTCGCGCCTGTTCAGCTTCGGTGAGCTCGCCTTGAAAGGTCGGGCTGTGAAAGGCAACCTGGTGACCAAACACACGGTCGACCGCGTTGTCAGAGCGCCGAAGGAGGGCGATGCCTTGGAGCTGGAGCCTTGA
- a CDS encoding sulfatase family protein — protein sequence MKSILLTLAASLTLSAIGSAADKPLNILVLYADDWRHDTLGVAGNPVVKTPNIDRLAGQGYRFTQNCVTTAICGVSRASIYTGQWMSRHGCKGFKAFQTPWDETYPGLLKDNGYYLGHVGKWHNGPYPKKHYDFARFYHGKHWYETETGEKIHVTQRNERDALEFFDKMPDDKPFCLTVAFFATHAQDGHPKQFLPQPESMELYKDVKIPVPVNATEESWNRLPKFFNEKNEGRNRWHWRFDTPEKFQTMMKNYYRLATEVDSTCGRILAELEKRGLRENTLVIFTTDNGYYHAEHGLADKWYPHQESIRVPLIIDDPRMADSKNGETNEEFTLNVDLAPTILSAAGIDAPKGMQGRDIAPLYLGGVKEPWRSEFFYEHPTLQKASFIPASEALVRKDYKYFYWPEQDVEQLFNIQKDPHEENDLVNDPEHQQVLVEMRKRFKELKAGVR from the coding sequence ATGAAATCAATCTTACTCACACTCGCCGCATCCCTGACGCTCAGCGCGATCGGCTCAGCCGCTGACAAACCGCTCAACATCCTCGTGCTCTACGCTGACGATTGGCGCCACGACACCTTGGGCGTGGCAGGAAATCCGGTGGTGAAAACGCCGAACATCGACCGTCTGGCCGGGCAGGGTTACCGTTTCACCCAGAACTGCGTCACCACCGCCATCTGCGGGGTGAGTCGGGCGTCGATTTACACCGGCCAATGGATGTCGCGCCACGGCTGCAAGGGGTTCAAAGCCTTCCAGACACCTTGGGACGAAACCTACCCTGGTCTGCTCAAAGACAATGGCTACTACCTCGGTCACGTCGGCAAATGGCACAACGGCCCGTATCCGAAGAAACACTACGATTTTGCCCGCTTCTACCACGGCAAGCACTGGTATGAAACCGAGACCGGCGAGAAAATCCACGTCACCCAACGCAACGAGCGCGATGCCCTGGAGTTCTTCGACAAGATGCCCGACGACAAACCGTTCTGTCTCACCGTCGCCTTCTTCGCCACCCACGCCCAGGACGGACACCCGAAGCAGTTTCTGCCGCAGCCCGAGAGCATGGAGCTCTACAAGGACGTGAAGATCCCGGTTCCGGTGAATGCCACCGAGGAGTCGTGGAACCGACTTCCGAAGTTCTTTAACGAGAAAAACGAAGGCCGCAACCGCTGGCACTGGCGCTTTGATACGCCGGAGAAATTCCAGACGATGATGAAAAATTACTACCGTCTCGCCACCGAGGTCGATTCCACCTGCGGCCGCATCCTGGCCGAGCTCGAGAAGCGTGGCCTGCGCGAGAACACCCTGGTGATTTTCACCACCGACAACGGCTACTACCACGCCGAACACGGTCTCGCTGATAAGTGGTATCCGCATCAGGAAAGTATCCGCGTGCCACTGATCATCGATGACCCACGTATGGCCGACAGCAAAAATGGAGAGACTAACGAAGAGTTTACCCTGAATGTCGATCTCGCTCCGACTATCCTCTCCGCCGCCGGCATCGACGCTCCGAAAGGGATGCAGGGGCGCGACATCGCACCGCTCTACCTGGGTGGAGTCAAGGAGCCATGGCGCAGCGAGTTTTTCTACGAACATCCCACGCTGCAAAAAGCCAGCTTCATCCCCGCTTCGGAGGCTCTTGTGCGCAAGGACTACAAGTATTTCTACTGGCCCGAGCAGGACGTTGAGCAGCTGTTCAACATCCAGAAAGATCCTCACGAGGAGAACGATCTGGTGAATGATCCTGAGCATCAGCAGGTGCTTGTGGAAATGCGCAAACGCTTCAAGGAACTCAAAGCCGGCGTTCGCTAG
- the trpS gene encoding tryptophan--tRNA ligase, translated as MRILTGLQPSGKLHIGNYFGAMQPAVQLQDQGDAFYFIADYHAMTTMENAATHRENVKNLAIDFLACGLDPEKATIFRQSDVPEVNELAWILSTVCPMGLLERAHSYKDKVAKGFDANHALFAYPALMAADILLYDAELVPVGKDQKQHLEITRDLAGKINDRFGEGTLVVPEVQIKENTAVVPGLDGQKMSKSYHNTLPICPPDTMTQKQVRKLVMKVKTDSTPVEDPKPTEGSIVIDLYKLFASEADVEKMIADHQAGGIGYGDFKQRLFDAYWEYFAPIRAKRAELENNLDYVNQVIAQGAEKARAESTKVLDRVRKAVGLR; from the coding sequence ATGCGAATTCTCACCGGCCTTCAACCCAGCGGCAAGCTCCACATCGGCAATTACTTCGGCGCCATGCAGCCCGCGGTCCAACTTCAGGACCAGGGGGACGCCTTTTATTTCATCGCCGACTACCACGCCATGACCACCATGGAAAATGCCGCCACCCATCGCGAGAACGTCAAGAACCTAGCGATCGACTTCCTCGCTTGCGGCCTGGATCCGGAAAAAGCCACCATCTTCCGCCAGTCCGATGTGCCGGAGGTGAACGAGCTCGCCTGGATCCTCTCCACCGTCTGCCCGATGGGCCTGCTCGAGCGCGCGCACTCTTACAAAGACAAAGTCGCCAAAGGCTTCGATGCCAACCACGCCCTGTTCGCCTATCCGGCGCTGATGGCCGCTGATATCCTGCTCTACGATGCCGAGCTGGTGCCGGTGGGCAAGGACCAGAAACAGCACCTCGAAATCACCCGCGACCTCGCCGGCAAGATCAACGATCGCTTTGGCGAAGGCACCCTCGTCGTCCCCGAAGTCCAGATCAAGGAGAACACCGCCGTGGTGCCCGGACTCGATGGTCAGAAGATGTCGAAAAGCTACCACAACACCCTGCCGATCTGCCCGCCGGACACCATGACCCAGAAGCAGGTGCGCAAGCTGGTGATGAAGGTGAAAACCGATTCCACTCCTGTCGAAGACCCCAAACCCACCGAAGGATCCATCGTGATCGACCTCTACAAACTCTTCGCGTCTGAAGCCGACGTGGAAAAAATGATCGCCGACCACCAAGCCGGCGGTATTGGCTACGGCGACTTCAAACAGCGCCTGTTCGATGCCTATTGGGAATACTTCGCGCCCATTCGTGCAAAACGTGCCGAGCTGGAAAATAACCTCGACTACGTCAACCAAGTCATCGCTCAAGGGGCGGAAAAAGCCCGTGCGGAGTCCACCAAGGTGCTCGACCGCGTGCGCAAGGCGGTGGGACTGCGCTAG
- a CDS encoding DUF3592 domain-containing protein yields the protein MSKSSKKDKKGCGLLGFAIFWTLFSSIFLVLGIKSTYDAIHRSQWPEVDCTVTHFRVSTRSSDDPPFQPKARFTYEWQGQSYTGDQVWAKKKGEEDYEDLAELIEQHHAGELDRCYVNPDDPSEAVLLAKGDDLWGGIIFALVGGLFVAIGIGLIFTDRMAKKQESAALSSKKTKNNDAPLTILVPFFSLFGLAGLGIFFFLVVPSAKKYIDAQGWVETPAKVIWSRVRSHSSDDGTTYSVDIFYRYNFDGRVYKSNNEGIMSGSSSSGRSSKAAKVKEHPPGKEITCYVNPEKPWQAMLSRELGWSALFALFPLPFIAVGVGGLWYTLRKHAREKGASNQSSPYRKKSRNIRHRVALRDAGGAGESSASRPDPLTFSPASSRRKSFLGVLVFALFWNGLVSVFVTIAVKSWLRDDPEWFLTIFIIPFVLVGLGALIYCFTRFLAMFSPAASLLLKPGAVPLGGQATVTWKLKGNADRIQHYAIYLVGEEEAQYQRGTDTVTAHETFYEEELLETKDPRKIRRGTVEIDLSKQRDIMPSWKGAHNRIKWSLQVRGKLSLWPDIKDRYDIDVLPLDISTPS from the coding sequence GTGAGCAAGTCATCCAAGAAAGATAAAAAAGGCTGCGGCCTGCTTGGCTTTGCCATCTTCTGGACGCTGTTCAGCTCCATCTTTCTGGTCCTCGGCATCAAGTCCACCTACGATGCCATCCATCGCAGCCAGTGGCCCGAGGTCGACTGCACGGTCACCCATTTTCGCGTCAGCACGCGGAGTAGCGACGATCCACCGTTCCAGCCGAAAGCCCGCTTCACTTACGAGTGGCAAGGCCAGAGCTACACCGGCGACCAAGTCTGGGCGAAAAAGAAGGGCGAGGAGGATTACGAAGACCTCGCCGAGCTGATCGAACAGCACCACGCAGGTGAGCTGGATCGCTGTTATGTCAATCCAGACGACCCCAGCGAAGCTGTTCTGTTAGCCAAAGGAGATGATCTTTGGGGCGGCATCATCTTTGCTCTGGTAGGTGGGCTTTTTGTCGCCATTGGGATCGGCCTGATCTTTACCGATCGCATGGCAAAGAAACAAGAAAGCGCCGCCCTATCGTCGAAAAAGACCAAGAACAATGACGCCCCCCTGACGATCCTGGTGCCTTTTTTCAGCCTCTTCGGACTGGCAGGTTTGGGGATCTTTTTCTTCCTCGTGGTCCCTTCCGCGAAGAAATACATCGATGCCCAAGGCTGGGTGGAAACACCGGCCAAAGTCATCTGGAGTCGTGTGCGCTCGCATAGCAGTGACGATGGCACCACCTACAGCGTGGATATTTTTTACCGCTACAACTTTGATGGTCGGGTTTACAAATCGAACAACGAAGGCATCATGTCCGGCAGCTCCAGCAGTGGACGCTCGAGCAAGGCGGCCAAGGTTAAGGAACACCCGCCGGGGAAAGAAATTACCTGTTATGTGAACCCCGAGAAACCCTGGCAGGCGATGCTTTCGCGCGAGCTTGGTTGGTCGGCCCTCTTCGCCCTCTTTCCCCTCCCCTTCATTGCCGTCGGCGTGGGTGGCTTGTGGTATACCCTGCGCAAACATGCTCGGGAAAAGGGCGCCTCTAACCAGTCATCGCCCTACCGGAAAAAGAGCCGGAACATCCGCCACCGGGTCGCCCTCCGGGATGCGGGTGGTGCCGGTGAGAGTTCCGCAAGCCGCCCCGACCCGCTGACATTCAGCCCGGCGAGTAGTCGGCGAAAATCCTTCCTCGGCGTGCTCGTCTTTGCTCTCTTCTGGAACGGACTGGTTTCTGTCTTTGTCACCATTGCCGTCAAGTCCTGGCTGCGTGACGATCCTGAATGGTTCCTGACGATCTTCATCATCCCCTTTGTCTTGGTCGGCTTGGGAGCCTTGATTTACTGCTTCACGCGTTTCCTCGCGATGTTCAGCCCAGCCGCCTCACTCCTGCTCAAACCCGGCGCTGTGCCGCTGGGAGGTCAGGCCACTGTCACCTGGAAACTCAAGGGCAACGCCGATCGCATTCAGCACTACGCCATCTACTTGGTGGGTGAGGAAGAGGCGCAGTATCAGCGAGGCACCGATACCGTGACCGCTCACGAAACCTTCTACGAAGAAGAATTGTTAGAAACCAAAGACCCGCGCAAGATTCGCCGCGGCACGGTGGAAATCGATCTTTCGAAGCAACGCGACATCATGCCCAGTTGGAAGGGCGCTCACAACCGCATCAAGTGGTCGCTCCAAGTTCGCGGCAAGCTCTCACTCTGGCCAGACATCA